One stretch of Planococcus sp. PAMC 21323 DNA includes these proteins:
- the rny gene encoding ribonuclease Y gives MGINEFIFALLGIIVGVVVGYFALKKANDSNIAGAKNSAEQIVEDAKREAEAQKKEALLEAKDENHKLRTETESEIRERRSELQRQENRLLQREENLDRKDDALNKREASLERKDEALSEKQQHIEQMESKAEELVRQQQAEMERISSLTREEAKSIILQDVEKELSTDIAVMMKESEARAKEESDKKAKNILSLAMQRFAADHVAETTVSVVNLPNDEMKGRIIGREGRNIRTLETLTGIDLIIDDTPEAVILSGFDPIRRETARLALEKLVSDGRIHPARIEEMVEKSRREVDEQIREIGEQTTFDVGVHNLHPDLIKILGRLRYRTSYGQNVLKHSVEVAFLSGLMAAELGEDVTLARRAGLLHDIGKAIDHEVEGSHVEIGVELGTKYKEHPVVINSIASHHGDTEATSIISVIVAAADALSAARPGARSETLENYIRRLEKLEEISESYEGVEKSFAIQAGREIRIMVRPEQIDDMTAHRLARDIRKRIEEELDYPGHIKVTVIRETRAVEYAK, from the coding sequence ATGGGTATTAATGAGTTCATCTTCGCTTTGCTTGGTATCATCGTCGGTGTAGTTGTTGGTTATTTTGCATTAAAAAAAGCAAACGATTCCAATATTGCAGGCGCTAAAAACTCCGCGGAGCAAATAGTCGAAGATGCAAAACGAGAAGCTGAAGCGCAGAAAAAAGAAGCTTTATTGGAAGCGAAAGACGAAAATCATAAATTGCGTACTGAAACAGAATCTGAAATTCGGGAACGCCGTTCTGAACTACAAAGACAAGAGAATCGGTTGTTGCAGAGAGAAGAAAATTTGGATCGCAAGGATGATGCTTTGAACAAAAGAGAAGCGAGTCTAGAACGTAAAGACGAAGCGCTCTCAGAAAAACAACAGCATATTGAACAGATGGAGAGCAAAGCCGAAGAGTTAGTCCGCCAGCAGCAGGCTGAAATGGAACGAATTTCATCTTTGACACGCGAAGAAGCAAAATCGATCATCTTGCAGGATGTTGAAAAAGAACTTTCGACAGACATCGCCGTAATGATGAAAGAATCAGAAGCTCGTGCCAAAGAAGAGTCGGACAAAAAAGCGAAAAACATTTTATCATTGGCGATGCAACGATTTGCAGCAGACCATGTAGCAGAAACGACTGTGTCTGTAGTAAATCTGCCGAATGATGAAATGAAAGGACGTATCATTGGGCGTGAAGGACGAAACATCCGTACGCTTGAAACCTTAACGGGAATCGATTTAATCATCGATGATACACCAGAAGCGGTTATTCTTTCAGGATTTGATCCGATCCGTCGTGAAACGGCTCGATTGGCTCTAGAAAAACTGGTTTCAGATGGCCGCATCCATCCAGCGCGCATTGAAGAAATGGTAGAAAAGTCTAGACGTGAAGTAGATGAACAAATTCGTGAAATTGGTGAGCAAACCACTTTTGACGTAGGAGTTCATAATTTGCACCCTGACTTGATCAAAATTCTTGGACGCCTTCGCTACCGTACAAGTTACGGGCAAAATGTACTGAAGCACTCTGTGGAAGTTGCATTCTTGTCAGGCTTAATGGCAGCTGAACTTGGAGAAGATGTTACACTAGCTCGTCGTGCAGGACTTCTACATGACATTGGTAAAGCAATCGATCATGAAGTAGAAGGAAGTCACGTTGAAATTGGTGTAGAACTTGGAACAAAATACAAAGAACATCCAGTAGTGATTAACAGTATTGCTTCTCACCATGGTGACACAGAAGCGACTTCGATCATTTCTGTCATTGTAGCAGCAGCAGATGCATTGTCTGCAGCACGTCCAGGTGCAAGAAGTGAAACACTTGAAAACTACATTCGTCGCCTAGAAAAACTTGAAGAAATTTCTGAATCGTATGAAGGCGTAGAGAAATCATTCGCTATTCAAGCGGGACGTGAAATTCGCATCATGGTTCGACCTGAACAAATTGATGACATGACGGCACATCGTTTAGCTCGAGATATCCGGAAACGGATTGAAGAAGAGTTGGATTATCCGGGTCACATCAAAGTGACAGTCATTAGAGAAACTAGAGCAGTTGAATACGCAAAATAA
- the recA gene encoding recombinase RecA produces the protein MSDRKAALDMALKQIEKQFGKGSVMKLGEKTDRNISSVSSGSLALDTALGIGGYPRGRVIEVYGPESSGKTTVSLHAIAEVQATGGTAAFIDAEHALDPVYAKNLGVNIDELLLSQPDTGEQALEIAEALVRSGAVDIVVVDSVAALVPKAEIEGEMGDSHMGLQARLMSQALRKLSGVINKSNTIVIFINQIREKIGVMFGNPETTPGGRALKFYSSVRLEVRRAEALKSGTEIIGNRTKIKVVKNKVAPPFRTAEVDIMYGKGISREGEIVDIGSDLEIIQKSGSWYSYNEERIGQGRENVKQFLLKNPEIRNEISNKIRESYGMAAATYTIAGSKEESEDFNLLLDEDDN, from the coding sequence TTGAGCGATCGTAAAGCAGCATTAGATATGGCGTTAAAACAAATAGAAAAGCAATTTGGTAAAGGTTCTGTCATGAAATTGGGGGAAAAAACCGACCGAAATATATCATCCGTTTCGAGTGGTTCATTAGCATTGGATACAGCGCTAGGAATAGGCGGTTATCCGCGAGGACGTGTCATTGAAGTGTACGGTCCTGAGAGTTCTGGTAAAACAACAGTTTCTCTTCACGCAATTGCAGAAGTACAAGCTACGGGCGGAACAGCTGCCTTTATCGATGCAGAGCATGCATTAGATCCAGTTTATGCAAAAAATCTTGGTGTAAATATTGATGAGTTGTTGTTGTCTCAACCGGATACAGGTGAGCAAGCACTTGAAATCGCTGAAGCACTTGTTCGTAGTGGAGCAGTTGATATTGTCGTAGTCGATTCAGTAGCAGCATTAGTTCCCAAAGCAGAAATTGAAGGCGAAATGGGCGATTCACATATGGGATTACAAGCGCGTTTAATGTCTCAAGCCCTGCGCAAATTATCTGGTGTTATTAACAAGTCCAATACAATTGTTATTTTCATTAACCAAATCCGTGAGAAGATTGGTGTAATGTTTGGTAACCCGGAAACAACACCTGGTGGTCGTGCGTTGAAATTCTATTCATCTGTTCGTTTAGAAGTTCGCCGTGCAGAAGCATTGAAATCAGGAACTGAAATCATCGGTAACAGAACAAAGATTAAAGTTGTTAAAAATAAAGTAGCTCCACCGTTCCGTACAGCTGAAGTTGATATCATGTATGGAAAAGGAATTTCACGAGAAGGTGAAATTGTCGACATCGGATCTGATTTAGAGATTATTCAAAAGAGCGGTTCGTGGTATTCATATAACGAAGAACGAATCGGTCAAGGTCGTGAAAATGTTAAGCAATTCTTGCTTAAAAATCCAGAAATCCGCAATGAGATTTCTAATAAAATCCGTGAATCATATGGTATGGCAGCAGCAACGTACACAATTGCTGGTAGTAAGGAAGAGTCAGAAGACTTTAATCTTCTACTTGACGAAGACGATAATTAA
- a CDS encoding competence/damage-inducible protein A: protein MNAEIIAVGSELLLGQITNTNARFLSNHLAELGINVYYHTVVGDNPARLEDAIKIAENRADLILFTGGLGPTKDDLTKEAIARHLDTSLETNTEALDSIVAFFERAGRPMTENNKKQAWVLKDSEVLVNHNGMAPGMMYKKDERVYILLPGPPKEMEPMFQFEAKPKLASLLNKADVILSHVLRFYGIGEAELEDRLHHILDKQTNPTIAPLAADGEVTLRITAKTNTTDEAWQLINGAKEEILDVVGDYLYGYDNDSLSSKVVELLKNQGKTISAAESLTAGLFQSELASVPGASAVLAGGVITYNEEMKVHQLGLSAELLAEYGVVSEQTALAMAEAVRDKFKTDISVSLTGAAGPDAHGDQPAGTVWIGIATEEQTTSYRLQLSGMRNTNRLRAVKLALYYVIRTLTEDNARKI, encoded by the coding sequence ATGAACGCAGAAATCATTGCGGTAGGTTCAGAATTACTATTAGGTCAAATCACCAATACAAATGCTCGATTTTTGTCTAATCATTTAGCAGAGCTTGGTATTAATGTGTATTATCATACGGTAGTTGGAGACAACCCGGCTCGGTTAGAAGATGCTATTAAAATTGCAGAAAATCGTGCTGACCTCATCTTATTTACTGGTGGGTTAGGACCAACAAAAGATGACTTAACAAAAGAGGCAATTGCTCGTCATTTAGATACGTCACTTGAGACGAATACAGAAGCCTTAGATTCAATCGTTGCATTTTTTGAACGCGCAGGTCGACCGATGACGGAGAATAACAAAAAACAAGCATGGGTTTTAAAAGACAGTGAAGTTCTTGTTAACCATAATGGTATGGCTCCGGGCATGATGTACAAGAAAGATGAGCGTGTGTATATTTTACTTCCAGGACCCCCTAAAGAAATGGAGCCGATGTTCCAATTTGAGGCAAAACCTAAGCTTGCAAGTTTATTGAACAAAGCCGATGTTATTTTGTCTCATGTTTTGCGCTTTTATGGAATCGGCGAGGCGGAGCTTGAAGATCGTTTACACCATATTCTTGACAAACAAACGAACCCAACAATTGCACCACTTGCGGCTGATGGTGAAGTGACTTTACGTATTACCGCTAAAACTAATACTACTGATGAAGCATGGCAGTTAATCAATGGCGCTAAAGAAGAAATTTTGGATGTCGTAGGCGATTACCTTTACGGTTACGATAATGACTCGCTGTCTTCTAAAGTAGTAGAGCTCTTGAAAAATCAAGGCAAAACTATTTCGGCAGCAGAGAGCTTGACTGCTGGACTTTTCCAATCTGAATTAGCCTCAGTGCCTGGAGCAAGTGCAGTATTAGCTGGTGGAGTCATTACTTATAATGAAGAAATGAAAGTTCATCAGCTTGGCTTATCAGCAGAATTACTTGCTGAATATGGCGTTGTCAGTGAACAAACAGCATTGGCTATGGCAGAAGCAGTGCGAGATAAATTTAAAACTGATATAAGTGTATCCTTAACAGGAGCAGCTGGACCTGATGCACATGGGGATCAACCAGCAGGAACTGTTTGGATAGGTATAGCAACAGAAGAGCAAACTACTTCTTATCGCCTTCAGCTATCCGGAATGCGCAATACCAATCGTTTAAGAGCTGTTAAACTCGCTTTATATTATGTCATTCGAACTTTAACTGAAGATAATGCACGCAAAATTTAA
- the pgsA gene encoding CDP-diacylglycerol--glycerol-3-phosphate 3-phosphatidyltransferase, translated as MNIPNQITISRILLIPVFMVVMLAGFDWGTMTLFGAEMPVTHFVGGLIFIFASLTDWVDGYYARKFNLVTTFGKFLDPLADKLLVSAALIILVELGFAASWIVIVIISREFAVTGLRLVLAGEGEVVAAGGLGKIKTTAQILAISALLLHDTIFVWVGLPFGQIMLYIALIFTVWSGWDYFYANRRALMTSK; from the coding sequence ATGAATATACCAAATCAAATTACCATCTCAAGAATTTTATTGATTCCTGTATTTATGGTGGTTATGTTAGCCGGTTTTGACTGGGGAACTATGACTCTTTTTGGTGCTGAAATGCCTGTCACTCACTTTGTTGGGGGATTAATTTTTATATTTGCATCACTTACAGATTGGGTGGACGGCTATTATGCCCGTAAATTCAATTTAGTTACGACTTTCGGGAAATTTCTAGATCCTTTAGCAGACAAATTACTGGTATCAGCAGCATTGATCATTTTAGTAGAACTAGGGTTTGCAGCTTCGTGGATTGTTATTGTCATCATCAGCCGTGAGTTTGCAGTTACTGGACTACGCCTAGTATTAGCAGGAGAAGGCGAAGTTGTAGCAGCAGGCGGTCTAGGCAAAATAAAAACAACAGCACAAATTTTAGCGATTTCTGCATTATTATTGCATGATACTATTTTTGTTTGGGTTGGCTTACCATTCGGTCAAATTATGCTTTATATTGCTTTAATCTTCACGGTATGGTCTGGCTGGGATTATTTCTATGCTAATCGACGCGCATTAATGACTTCAAAATAA
- a CDS encoding helix-turn-helix domain-containing protein encodes MSELGTRLKQARIAKGLSLEDLQDLTKIQKRYLAGIEDGNHSMMPGTFYVRAFIKQYATAVGLNGEALLEEFQTDMPASEMVEKKPMPETFTSRSRSVKRTAPNETYAEIIPKVLVASFIVLILAVSWYFYSASTNRDTASRPLEDEGASISYDETAPASSKETEVVDSEETVEKPETATSVLSLKETKGETTTYTWQGTANPQLEIIADGPSWIAATDQNQQELTSKARVMQDGEKEILDLAEVDRVHVRIGEYANIKLAMNGENIEYTQQLQTQNVVIQLTNVE; translated from the coding sequence TTGAGTGAGTTAGGTACGCGGCTAAAACAAGCCAGAATCGCCAAGGGGTTAAGTTTGGAAGATTTGCAGGACTTGACCAAGATACAAAAGCGTTACTTGGCTGGGATAGAAGATGGCAATCATAGTATGATGCCGGGTACGTTTTATGTACGCGCCTTTATTAAGCAGTATGCTACAGCAGTGGGGTTAAACGGTGAAGCATTGCTTGAAGAATTTCAGACAGATATGCCAGCTAGTGAAATGGTTGAAAAAAAACCAATGCCCGAAACTTTTACTTCAAGAAGCCGTTCAGTTAAACGTACAGCTCCAAATGAAACATATGCTGAAATTATCCCTAAAGTTTTGGTTGCATCGTTTATTGTGTTGATTCTTGCTGTGTCTTGGTATTTTTATAGTGCATCGACGAACAGAGATACAGCTAGTAGACCACTAGAAGATGAGGGGGCTAGCATTTCTTATGATGAAACTGCTCCTGCTTCTTCAAAAGAAACAGAAGTAGTTGATTCTGAAGAGACGGTTGAAAAACCGGAAACAGCCACGTCTGTTCTTTCTCTAAAAGAAACTAAAGGGGAAACAACAACTTACACGTGGCAAGGGACTGCGAATCCTCAGCTAGAAATAATTGCAGATGGACCATCCTGGATTGCCGCCACAGATCAGAATCAACAAGAGTTAACTTCGAAAGCTCGTGTAATGCAAGATGGAGAAAAAGAAATACTCGATTTAGCAGAAGTAGACCGTGTGCATGTACGCATTGGTGAATACGCTAATATTAAATTGGCCATGAATGGTGAAAACATCGAGTATACGCAACAGCTCCAAACCCAGAATGTCGTTATTCAATTGACAAACGTCGAATAG
- a CDS encoding YmfK family protein, with product MKEWYFEYEIQVNRPGLLGDIASLLGMLRVNIVTINGVDQGRRGMLLRAEHDVQLERFEQILSTIDTIAVTKFREPKLRDILAVRHGRYIQRDADDRKTFRFVRDELGLLVDFMAEIFKQEGHKLVGLRGMPRVGKTESIVAASVSANKKWIFLSSTMIKQTVRNQLMGDEHNDNNIFILDGIVTRRSADERHMQLVREMMRMPTIKVVEHPDKFVEQSEYSIDDFDYIIELRHHPDEKITYEVLEKNTFMDEKSQGNMFGDGFNF from the coding sequence ATGAAAGAATGGTATTTTGAATACGAAATCCAAGTTAACCGTCCTGGTCTTCTTGGCGATATCGCTTCTCTTTTAGGCATGTTACGAGTAAATATCGTTACCATTAATGGTGTAGATCAAGGTCGTCGAGGCATGTTATTACGTGCAGAACATGACGTCCAATTAGAGCGTTTTGAACAAATTTTATCAACCATTGACACAATTGCTGTTACTAAGTTTCGTGAACCTAAGCTGCGTGATATTTTAGCTGTTCGGCATGGCAGATATATTCAAAGAGACGCCGACGATCGAAAAACATTCCGCTTTGTCCGTGACGAATTAGGTTTACTAGTGGATTTTATGGCAGAAATTTTCAAACAAGAAGGACATAAGTTGGTCGGGTTAAGAGGCATGCCACGCGTTGGAAAAACAGAGTCAATTGTTGCTGCGAGCGTTAGTGCGAACAAAAAATGGATATTTCTATCCTCTACAATGATTAAGCAAACTGTACGTAATCAGTTGATGGGTGATGAACACAACGATAATAATATTTTTATTTTAGATGGTATTGTTACGCGCCGTTCAGCTGATGAACGACATATGCAATTAGTACGTGAAATGATGCGTATGCCGACGATTAAAGTTGTAGAGCATCCAGACAAATTTGTAGAGCAATCTGAATACAGCATTGATGATTTTGATTATATTATTGAATTACGTCACCACCCAGATGAAAAGATCACTTATGAAGTATTAGAGAAAAATACGTTCATGGATGAAAAATCGCAAGGCAATATGTTCGGAGACGGCTTCAACTTTTAA
- the ymfI gene encoding elongation factor P 5-aminopentanone reductase encodes MKRFIVLLGASGEIGESIARQLAGSGWSLYLHWNANSTAALAQELSVLYPLQDFIPVHADFAQESSIQQLTNNIYDATGIVVASGQSLVKMLIDTTEQDMEALWRVHVKNPISAIQSLSSFFHRHNKSYVVFVSSIWGEIGASMETMYSSVKGAQLAFVKAYAKEMAPLGTRVNAVSPGFIQTKMNANFSPEELQEIEEEIPLGLGSPQDIADAVDFLLGGKADYMTGQTLRVNGGWLM; translated from the coding sequence GTGAAACGCTTTATTGTCTTGCTAGGGGCATCAGGTGAAATTGGTGAAAGCATTGCTCGCCAATTAGCAGGAAGTGGCTGGTCATTGTATTTACACTGGAATGCTAACTCTACAGCAGCACTTGCACAAGAACTATCCGTACTTTACCCTTTACAGGATTTTATACCTGTACATGCTGACTTTGCTCAAGAATCGAGTATACAGCAACTGACAAACAATATATACGATGCTACGGGCATAGTTGTTGCTAGTGGGCAATCATTGGTGAAAATGCTAATTGATACAACAGAACAAGATATGGAAGCTTTATGGCGTGTGCACGTAAAAAATCCGATTTCAGCAATTCAATCGTTATCGTCGTTTTTTCATCGTCACAATAAATCTTATGTTGTTTTTGTTTCTTCTATTTGGGGAGAAATAGGTGCATCTATGGAAACCATGTATTCTTCAGTAAAAGGTGCACAGTTAGCATTTGTTAAAGCTTATGCAAAAGAAATGGCGCCTTTAGGAACGCGAGTTAATGCCGTTTCTCCAGGCTTTATACAAACTAAAATGAACGCTAATTTTTCGCCGGAAGAATTACAGGAAATTGAGGAAGAAATTCCACTCGGACTTGGATCTCCTCAAGATATAGCAGATGCTGTGGACTTTTTGTTAGGAGGAAAAGCAGATTATATGACAGGGCAAACATTGCGCGTTAACGGTGGATGGTTGATGTAA
- the yfmH gene encoding EF-P 5-aminopentanol modification-associated protein YfmH — protein MHKVEFEQLEETLFHEKLDNGLTVYILPKKGFSKTFATFTTKYGSIDNHFVPQGGTEPIKVPDGIAHFLEHKMFEKEEGDVFQEFSKQGASANAFTSFTRTAYLFSATGEVDKNIKTLLDFVQSPYFTEKTVEKEKGIIAQEITMYDDQPDWRLYFGIIENMYKNHPVKIDIAGTVESIQDITAEHLYTCYNTFYHPSNMMLFIVGNVDPDQMMALVKEDQSQKTFEEPAEITRIYPEEPKEVAIKERVLEMSVQKPKVFYGIKPEKLDLIGPEMLKHELAAQLAYELLFGRTSDFYHHAYENDWIDESYSFDYSLEQGFGYALVGSDTHKPDILIKEIKHTLQNAVEKWPFGQEDLDRVRRKKIGFFLRALNSPEYIANQFTNYAFNEMNLFNVVPVLEELEVVDLQNAFASVSHESQQSVFTIMPAKKEEQ, from the coding sequence ATGCATAAAGTTGAATTTGAACAATTAGAAGAAACACTTTTTCATGAAAAGCTAGATAATGGCTTGACGGTTTATATTCTACCGAAAAAAGGTTTTTCGAAAACTTTTGCTACCTTTACTACAAAATACGGTTCGATCGATAACCATTTTGTGCCACAAGGTGGAACAGAGCCAATCAAAGTTCCAGATGGTATTGCTCACTTTTTAGAACATAAAATGTTTGAGAAAGAAGAGGGAGACGTCTTTCAAGAGTTTAGTAAACAAGGGGCTTCGGCCAATGCTTTTACATCATTTACACGGACAGCCTACTTGTTTTCTGCAACAGGAGAAGTTGATAAAAACATCAAAACTTTACTAGATTTTGTTCAAAGTCCTTATTTTACTGAAAAAACGGTGGAAAAAGAAAAAGGTATTATTGCGCAAGAAATTACGATGTACGACGATCAACCCGATTGGCGCTTATATTTTGGGATTATTGAAAATATGTATAAAAATCATCCTGTGAAAATCGATATCGCGGGTACAGTAGAGTCTATTCAAGATATTACGGCGGAACATTTATATACGTGCTATAACACGTTTTACCATCCGTCGAATATGATGTTATTTATAGTAGGAAATGTGGATCCAGATCAAATGATGGCTTTAGTAAAAGAAGACCAATCACAAAAAACATTTGAAGAACCTGCAGAAATAACACGTATTTATCCTGAAGAGCCAAAAGAAGTGGCTATTAAAGAACGCGTGCTAGAAATGAGCGTTCAAAAACCAAAGGTATTTTACGGAATCAAACCAGAAAAACTAGATTTAATTGGTCCTGAAATGCTTAAACATGAGCTGGCAGCTCAGCTTGCTTATGAATTATTATTTGGTCGAACATCTGATTTTTATCATCACGCTTATGAAAACGATTGGATCGATGAATCTTATTCATTTGACTACTCGTTAGAACAAGGTTTTGGTTATGCATTAGTAGGGTCTGATACGCACAAGCCTGATATATTAATAAAAGAAATCAAACATACACTTCAAAATGCAGTTGAAAAATGGCCGTTTGGACAAGAAGATCTTGATCGTGTTCGCCGCAAAAAAATCGGCTTTTTCCTAAGAGCGCTAAACTCTCCAGAATACATTGCTAACCAGTTCACTAATTACGCATTTAATGAAATGAATTTATTTAATGTTGTACCGGTATTAGAGGAGCTCGAGGTTGTTGATTTACAAAATGCATTTGCCTCAGTAAGTCACGAATCTCAGCAATCTGTCTTTACGATTATGCCTGCTAAAAAGGAAGAGCAGTGA
- the yfmF gene encoding EF-P 5-aminopentanol modification-associated protein YfmF yields the protein MFETINIAKGVNVHVNETTQFKTINFSIKFKDKLTKEKASARSILANILQHSNEVYPSHTALRMVLDDLYGTSLYIDSSKRGNEHVVTLNVETVNDQYLSEKGVLEKVLNLMYIVLFKPNFEHGLFRESIFTREKHSIVQRIESVFDEKTRYAQQRMMELALPNHPASITSNGTIEIVESVTNEQLVAEYNKMISQNEIEIYAVGDVKPEMIASYIREYFHFEDREKAIAAPSIELVKPEQSRVLEFEDMKQGKLHMAFFTPITFRDEKFPIMQLMNGVFGGYAHSKLFVNIREKESMAYYVSSSFASQFGLMFVLAGIDSKLEEKAVSLVLEQLEEVKKGNISDVELDQTKALLINQLKEALDSARGQIDIYDQYMELTDQFEPEYMINKWENVTKKDIASVAQELSFEMTYFLSGKEDETNA from the coding sequence ATGTTTGAAACAATTAATATTGCTAAAGGCGTAAATGTGCATGTCAATGAGACAACACAATTTAAAACGATAAATTTCTCGATTAAATTTAAGGATAAGCTAACGAAAGAAAAGGCGTCTGCCCGATCGATTTTGGCAAACATTTTGCAACACAGCAACGAAGTTTATCCGTCACATACAGCACTTCGTATGGTACTAGATGACTTATATGGTACTTCTCTTTACATAGATTCATCAAAGCGTGGAAATGAGCACGTTGTGACGCTGAATGTTGAAACAGTAAATGATCAATACCTTTCTGAAAAAGGTGTGTTAGAAAAGGTATTAAACTTGATGTATATCGTTTTGTTTAAACCTAACTTTGAACATGGCTTGTTCAGAGAATCTATATTTACACGTGAAAAGCATTCAATCGTTCAACGTATTGAATCTGTATTTGATGAAAAAACACGCTATGCGCAGCAACGTATGATGGAGTTAGCTCTACCAAACCATCCAGCCTCAATAACGTCAAACGGTACTATTGAAATCGTCGAAAGCGTTACAAATGAACAATTAGTAGCCGAATACAACAAAATGATTTCACAAAATGAAATTGAAATTTATGCAGTAGGCGATGTGAAACCAGAAATGATCGCTTCGTATATTCGTGAATATTTCCATTTTGAAGATCGTGAAAAAGCAATTGCAGCCCCATCAATTGAATTAGTGAAGCCCGAACAATCACGCGTACTTGAGTTTGAAGACATGAAACAAGGAAAATTGCATATGGCATTTTTTACGCCGATTACATTCCGCGATGAGAAGTTTCCAATCATGCAGCTGATGAATGGCGTTTTTGGTGGCTATGCGCACTCTAAATTATTTGTAAACATTCGCGAAAAAGAAAGCATGGCTTATTATGTCTCAAGTTCTTTCGCATCGCAATTTGGTTTAATGTTTGTTCTTGCGGGCATTGATTCTAAATTAGAAGAAAAAGCAGTGAGTTTAGTTTTAGAGCAGTTAGAAGAAGTGAAAAAAGGCAATATTTCAGATGTTGAATTGGATCAAACAAAAGCGTTGCTAATCAATCAATTAAAAGAAGCTCTCGATTCTGCACGTGGACAAATTGATATTTACGATCAATACATGGAATTGACCGATCAATTCGAACCTGAATACATGATTAATAAATGGGAAAATGTGACGAAGAAAGATATCGCGTCAGTTGCTCAGGAATTATCTTTTGAAATGACTTACTTCCTATCCGGTAAGGAGGATGAAACAAATGCATAA
- a CDS encoding ABC transporter permease, translated as MSFLEVLYFIVPSAIFYAAPLILVAIGGVFSERSGVINIGLEGLMVIGAFVGILFNLLFADTFGSATPWIALIAAMLAALLLSLLHAVASITFRADQVVSGVAINLLAAALSIYLVKRIFDKGQTDFITERFSRYNVPFLSDIPFIGPLLFKSVYNTSFFAIGIAVLAWFVIYKTPFGLRLRAVGEHPMAADTMGINVTRMRYIAVMISGGLAGIGGAIYAQTITNDFGHATINGQGFMALAAMIFGKWHPLGAMGAALFFGFAQSLSIVGSSLPYISEIPNVFLLILPYVLTILALAGFIGRAHAPLAIGKPYIKGQR; from the coding sequence ATGAGTTTCCTTGAGGTATTATATTTCATCGTTCCTTCAGCAATTTTTTATGCTGCACCACTTATTTTAGTGGCAATTGGTGGGGTCTTCTCAGAAAGATCTGGGGTTATCAACATTGGTCTAGAAGGATTAATGGTTATCGGTGCTTTTGTTGGAATCTTGTTCAACTTATTGTTTGCTGATACATTTGGATCGGCGACACCGTGGATTGCACTAATTGCAGCTATGCTTGCAGCTCTTCTACTATCGCTATTACATGCTGTAGCTTCTATTACATTCCGGGCAGACCAAGTAGTTTCCGGAGTTGCCATTAACCTACTAGCAGCTGCACTATCGATTTACTTAGTAAAACGTATTTTCGATAAAGGACAGACGGATTTTATCACTGAACGTTTCTCGCGTTACAACGTTCCGTTTTTATCAGATATTCCGTTTATTGGTCCACTACTTTTCAAATCTGTTTACAATACGTCATTTTTTGCAATCGGTATTGCCGTACTTGCGTGGTTTGTTATTTACAAAACACCATTTGGTCTTCGTCTTCGTGCTGTAGGGGAACACCCGATGGCTGCTGATACAATGGGAATCAACGTAACGAGAATGCGTTATATTGCTGTTATGATCTCCGGTGGATTAGCGGGTATTGGTGGTGCAATTTACGCGCAGACCATTACCAATGATTTTGGTCATGCTACGATCAATGGTCAAGGCTTTATGGCATTGGCCGCTATGATTTTTGGTAAATGGCATCCACTTGGAGCGATGGGTGCTGCCTTATTCTTCGGATTTGCACAATCATTGAGTATTGTCGGATCATCGCTTCCGTATATCTCGGAGATTCCGAACGTATTCTTATTGATCTTGCCATACGTATTAACGATTCTTGCACTAGCAGGTTTTATCGGTCGTGCTCATGCACCATTAGCGATTGGAAAGCCTTACATCAAGGGTCAACGATAA